In Strongyloides ratti genome assembly S_ratti_ED321, scaffold srae_chrx_scaffold0000002, a single window of DNA contains:
- a CDS encoding 3'5'-cyclic nucleotide phosphodiesterase,catalytic domain and HD/PDEase domain and 3'5'-cyclic nucleotide phosphodiesterase family-containing protein yields the protein MSDKIKKSKKSESTPNLDEKTPVILNEMASTLISPSKHPSKYGKCKKCGKEYNCKCCEDCFHETPFNTQSNSSQMDYITFSTVTNATGLPEVVVEPRGRTRSSLPSTRPRTLLEKMDYHTNTENNLVNQNISNPSNNISSIRSQEESFSGLTNETIENDNNRQNQQIISDHNNTDTNSVVNASNNEVSNIIPVNQPLNNLPNNNRNRFQIVEVISSPPVTINNYRNYFTCRRVCICSNCGYVNNIPVFQNAPFQNSLIRNFPQLERENFVTNLVTDIRNDNVLHNLQEWAFPIFRYAYSYPERVLSRIAFRIFDNCSLFSDFQINRKKFFNFFCALESGYWSIPYHNRIHAADVLHACYYLTIHPIEPFNIVNGVDNLGNSNHIESLSLHTKKSPLFSSMNSIEIMAFYAAAAMHDYDHPGRTNAFMVATNHEMATFYNDRSVLENHHAAMSWRLLCKSENFFLENMNDTEFKKFRFLVMEYILATDLRHHFEHINNFTKYQIIELDVEACRHDTLKLLMKCADICSPLKPNLLHREWTRRIVEEFYSQGDEEKRLGKQVSPFMDRLSPNIEALQHNFIRQMVTPLANALNKQNIFPCLPGLDQPELMINLRYNEKYWYNLIRLNGRHVEETNDNGQQNRQENEEAINENN from the exons atgtcagataaaattaaaaaatctaaaaaaagcGAATCAACGCCTAATCTTGATGAAAAAACTCCTgtcattttaaatgaaatggCATCTACTTTGATATCACCTTCTAAACATCCCTCAAAATATGGgaaatgtaaaaaatgtGGGAAGGAATACAATTGTAAATGCTGTGAAGATTGTTTCCATGAGACACCTTTTAATACACAg AGTAACAGTAGTCAAATGgattatataacattttccACAGTCACTAATGCAACTGGTCTTCCTGAAGTTGTTGTTGAACCAAGAGGTAGGACCAGAAG TTCTTTACCATCTACAAGACCAAGAACacttttagaaaaaatgGATTATCATACTAATactgaaaataatttagttaatcaaaatatatctaaTCCTTCAAACAATATTTCATCAATTAGATCACAGGAAGAAAGTTTTTCTGGTTTAACAAATGAAACtattgaaaatgataataatagaCAAAATCAACAAATTATAAGTGATCATAACAATACTGATACTAATAGTGTAGTAAATGCTAGTAATAATGAAGTTTCAAATATAATTCCAGTTAACCAACCATTAAATAATCTCccaaataataatagaaacCGTTTTCAGATTGTTGAAGTTATTTCATCTCCACCagtaacaataaataattatcgaaattattttacatgtCGAAGAGTATGTATTTGTTCAAATTGTGGatatgttaataatattcCTGTATTTCAAAATGCTCCATTTCAAAATTCTTTAATTAGAAACTTTCCTCAATTAGAACGTGAAAATTTTGTCACAAATTTAGTTACTGATATTCGTAATGACAATGTCTTGCATAACCTTCAAGAATGGGCTTTTCCTATTTTTAGATACGCGTATAGTTATCCTGAACGTGTTTTATCAAGA atagcTTTTCGAATCTTTGACAATTGTAGTCTTTTTTCTGATTTTCAAATTAATcgcaaaaaatttttcaactttttttgtgCATTAGAAAGTGGCTACTGGTCAATACCCT atcATAATCGTATTCATGCTGCTGATGTACTTCATGCATGTTATTATCTTACTATTCATCCTATTGAACcatttaatattgttaatggAGTTGACAATTTAGGAAATTCAAACCATATTGAAAGTTTATCATTACATACTAAAAAATCTCCATTATTTAGTTCAATGAATAGTATTGAAATTATGGCTTTTTATGCTGCTGCTGCAATGCATGATTATGATCATCCAGGAAGAACAAATGCATTTATGGTCGCAACTAATCATGAAATGGctactttttataatgatagaAGTGTTTTAGAAAATCATCATGCTGCAATGTCATGGAGATTGTTATGTAAAAGtgaaaatttctttttagaAAACATGAATGATACggagtttaaaaaatttcgtTTTCTTGTTATGGAATATATATTAGCTACCGACTTAAGACATCATTTTGaacatattaataattttacaaaatatcaaataattgaATTAGATGTTGAAGCATGTCGTCAtgatacattaaaattattaatgaaatgTGCTGATATTTGTTCACCACTAAAACCTAATCTTCTTCATAGAGAATGGACTAGAAGAATTGTTGAAGAATTTTATTCACAAGGtgatgaagaaaaaagaCTTGGAAAACAAGTTAGTCCATTTATGGATAGATTATCACCTAATATTGAAGCTCTTCAACATAATTTTATCAGACAAATGGTTACACCACTGGCAAATGCtctaaataaacaaaatatcttTCCATGTTTACCGGGACTTGATCAACCAG AATTAATGATCAATCTGAGAtacaatgaaaaatattggtataatttaattagaTTAAATGGTAGACATGTTGAAGAGACAAATGATAATGGACAACAAAATAGACAAGAGAATGAGGAAGCAATTAATGagaataactaa